The region TATTCAGTGCACAAATACATCTCATATAgaacatattaataaaaaaatggggtTTGGAAAATGTTAGTTTTCTAATTCAAATGAGAGGATTTCTGCCTAGTTTATGGTGTCAACAATTAAATTATGATCCTTAGAAAGctgttaattattttcaaatgcaAATGAAGCTAAACTAAAAATGTACCCCCcctctcttattttatttttgcatcaAATCGAAGCTACATTTTCAGGTACTAAATTGATGCTTCTTCATCTTGCCATAAACTTTTAAGGGAAATCCAACTAAATATCAAGTCAATCTCATGATGCATATGAAAGGCCAGATGAAAGCAACTGTAATTTCCTTTCATTGGCCATCGTTATATCAAACATTCTCTGCAGTTATTTGTCACTACATGTCTTTCAATTACTTTTTATGGCTTTTTTATCGACCCCAACTTTTATTCCCACCACCTCAGATTATCGCTTAAATGGTCCTCCACCATACCCAACATGTCTCCCTGCATTTTCCTCTGTTCATTCACCCGAAACAATAAAACCATCAACAACATAATTGCTgcaaaaacacttttttcttcCACCCTTTCAACAAGTGGCTTGGTTAGGGTGAGGAATGTTCTTGACACCCCGCACAAGTCCAACACAACAATGATTTTATCTCGAGCTTAAGAAGTCGTTGTATGGCATTTGAGTTTCAAACCATGTTACTTTGAATACGAGGAATGCACTaaatgtacaattttattaCTAATGAAACACTAGTCATAACAGGGAacgaaataaatttatttcataatctGATTCTGATGCATTTTAACCATATTCCATACTTGTTTACTTCTAAATGGTAACAAGCCAAGCAAAAATAGCCGATGCCAAGTAAAAATACATTTGTAGTTCGCATGAAGTTCGactaaagaaaaagaacataaacaaaataactGCAGCATATGCACTCCTTCACCCATAATCTCATATGGCAGTATAATGAGTTGGATAGTCAATCTTTCCCTGCAAGAGGAACAAAACTTTCATTCACAGACAAAATGATTGCatcaatgaaaaaatattttaaaataaagaaatattacaaCAAAAATAGTGTACGTGACATTTTGAATTAAGATTCAGATGTTATCAATAACTCACCCAACGATATTGAACTTATCAAATTAACCAAACAAATGTTCCcgatcaaatatattaaataactcCAATGATTAGttcttacaaatttaataacaatgcAAATGAGCCATCAATCATCACTTAGTGGAACAAAGGTTGGTAAGATGGGGGAGAGGGAAGACCAATTATAGGATCTCTTGCAAATAGAACTCGTAACCATTTCAACAACTCGATTAAAGCACTCATCAGTTTCTTGAATTTATTAGAGAAATTCGCTTTATTACTGTGTCACCAGTCATCTACATCGGCGTCATTATAACCAGAAATGAGAGGGATCTCTACCAAGAAGTTCATGGTGACAATATCAATGTTGACAGCAATTCTTCTCTGAAAAGCTGTCAAATGTCACTTAATTTAGGCCCTAGTATCTATCCTAGTCAAAAGAGTTAATACCACTGATTTATTACTACCAGCAAAGTTCAGAATGCTCAACAACAACTTGTCGGATATCCAAACTTTTGACAAGGAGCTCAAATTCGTTAGACATGAGAAGCATGAAGAGTCagcagaaaaataaatgtttcatAAGTCAGCAAGTACTTATTTCACTTGtaagtccattttttttttttccggtGGGATTCACTTAAGAACTAACTCCACCAATGACCTCATTGTCGTTCCAAATTCATGGTTGCATTAAGCCAACAAAAGGCAATATAAAACCAATAGAAACCATGAAAATGAATCACTCAAGAGGTCTAACTAAAAACGAATTagcattgaaaaagaaataagttcCTTCGTAAACTAAACTAGCTACTGGATAAGTTGAAAAACAATTTATGCACAAGCTAAGTTTAATTTACGAAAGAACTTATTCATTGTTTATTCTAGTTTTCTTTAGCTAACTTGCTTCCAGACAAGTTTATTCAAATATACACTTAATCCATGGTGAAGATGAGGGTTGCATTACACAATTTCCATTCAACTAAAACTTGCCAAAACCCCAAACATGTATAGCTCTGAGTCATTTAACAATAACAATTCATATAAAACAAGAGGAAATGACAGAAATAATGTTTGAGATTACCTTTTATTTATCCACAAGACAGTCATTCCTCAACCGGCTCAACCTTAGGAGCTGTTTCAGAAAATGAAACAATGGATAAGGAATCACAAAAAAATCATCACAATGAACCACGATCACAAACATCGTTAATGAAAATCACCAAACGGATCACACCTCTGTAGttgaaaacaacaaaatacGTAATGGAGTTTCTACATTGCACAACCATTACCAAAATAAAAACCCTAGAACattcaatttgaaaaaaaatggtttcAGAAATTGAGTGACTGACCATGGAGAGAGGGATGGCGACCGTCCTTTCCCCAACCGATACCGCGAGTGGATTCGAGGTACTGGTTAACGAGATGGCGGCACTTCTGAAGGTGGTTGATGCCTTCGATGCGGTAGCACCAGCGTAGCTTCTCTCTGATGATCTTGGCCTTCTCGATTTGAATCCACTTCTCTCTCACGATGTACTCCCTCATCTCCAGCATCGCCACCGGGTCCTTGTACGGATTCGCCGGATCGAAATCGTCCGGAGGCGATTCGTCGAACTCCACATACCCCTTCTTCCTTCCCATTCTCAACAACGAGTTCTCTCTTCTGTCTCAACTCAACACAACTCAGCTCAACTCGGATGCTTCCGAATTCTGATTCTATATCTGCACTTATCTTCGGAATGGGCTTATAGCAGTCAAAGGCCCGTTATTATTGGCCCAATATACATAATTTTGCTAACTTTAGCGCTGAAGGGCTAGCTTGCCTTGTGTATTGATGGAATTGTTTATTATcaacatacttttttttatatattttttcttaaaaatataatttttgtataagtAATAAAACGTGTTAAAATTTcaacatattttgaaaaaaaaaattaagatttaatatATTCCAAAAAACATCTTTCAAAAGTCATAcggtatatttttaaaagaggGGAGATATCAActccatttaattttaatttgttatactTGATATGCTcactttctaatttttttagaaaatcaaataaattataactttttggAATAA is a window of Vigna unguiculata cultivar IT97K-499-35 chromosome 4, ASM411807v1, whole genome shotgun sequence DNA encoding:
- the LOC114181038 gene encoding NADH dehydrogenase [ubiquinone] 1 beta subcomplex subunit 10-B-like; amino-acid sequence: MGRKKGYVEFDESPPDDFDPANPYKDPVAMLEMREYIVREKWIQIEKAKIIREKLRWCYRIEGINHLQKCRHLVNQYLESTRGIGWGKDGRHPSLHAPKVEPVEE